GCTGGGGAGATGTCCGTTATTTACACCGTAAGCAATTCCCGTTCGTGGCGGTCCTGGTAATGGACCATGAGTATAGACCGCTGAATACTTATGTCGGCTGGCTAAGCAGCGAGAAGCTGGACGAGCGCTTCGCCATTGATCCGGGAACAGTCAAGCTGTAGGAAGTTTTTTGAAGACAGATGGCATCTGCCGGAGCAGATGCCATCTTTTTAATTACGTTAACCCTAAAATACATAAACTACCTGTTCCAGCAAGAAAATGAGTCAGCCTTGCTATGTAGTCAGAGGCCAAGCTCAGATGTTGTAAATATTGCAACACTGAATCGTGATACTGGGCTAGTTGTATGGAATGTTGCATGAATTGCAGGAATTTCTTCGCTCAGCTGCTTGGAGGAGGAAGAGTGCTGCCTTTTGTGCAACATTTTTTGATTAGCAGCGATTTATTAATGGGAATGTTGCAATTTGTGCAGGATTATCTAGCTCATATGATATATTATAGGCTATATTTACCGGGGAGCCATTCTCTTGACGCCCCCTTGACGCCCGGGTCGGCATAAGGCACAATCACAATAAAGCGGTTACAGCGCAGCATGTATTTACTCACCATATTTACTTACTATATTCACTTACATTCAAACTGATAATCCCGGAGTGCTTCCTGCACTCCGGGATTCACCTAACGCTATTGCAAACAGAAAGGAAGGCTGGAACATATGAGTAAAGGTCTGTCACTATGGTTCGCCTGCTCTTCAATTCTATTACTCACAGCAGCTTCCATCTCGATCAGCTATAACATTTGGCTGGCACTGCTGCTCGGCGCGCTGTGCGTGCTCAACATCGGCTGGGGCTTCATCGTCAAAGCCAGGCTGAGACGCAAGGCGGAGAGCAACCAACCTACCCCTTAACTTAGGCGGGCAGGCAGGAAGCCCATCCGTCCCTTCACGCCCTCCAGCGTCCGTGCGGCATTCATACGCGCATTCTCAGCGCCCTGAGCTAGAATATCGCTAAGCATCCCTGAGCTGCGGATGTCCTGGTATCTTTGCTGGATCGGCTCAAGCAGGGCTACGACTACTTCAGCCAGCTCTTTTTTGAAGCCGCCGTACATTTGACCTTCATACTGGTCGGCAATCTGCTGCAGGCTCATTCCCGAGCACTCGGCATAGATGCTCATCAGGTTGCTGATCTCCGGCTTACCCGCCTGGTCGAAGACGACCTCACGTCCGGAATCCGTTGTAGCCCGGCTGATCTTTTTGCGGATCACATCAGGCGGGTCCAGAAGATTGATTCTGCTGCCGGGATTAGGATCGCTTTTACTCATCTTCTTGGTGCCGTCATCCAGGGACATGATCCGCGCCCCGACTTCTGGAATGTAAGGCTCAGGGATCGTAAAGAATTCACCGAACCGGTGATTGAAGCGTCCCGCAAGGTCCCGGGTCAGCTCCAAATGCTGCTTCTGGTCTTCGCCTACCGGTACCAGATCCGCATTGTAGACCAGAATATCGGCGGCCATCAACGACGGATAGACGAACAGACCTGCGCCCACGGATTCTTTACCTGCCGACTTATCCTTGAACTGTGTCATCCGCTCCAGCTCACCCATAGCAGTAAGAGTCGTCAGAATCCAGCCTAGCTCGGCATGCTGCGGCACGTGGGACTGCATGTAGACATGCGCAATGGACGGATCAATGCCTGCGGCCAGATACAGGGCGGCTACCGATTCCGAATTCTCGCGCAAGGCTGCGGGGTCCTGGGCTACCGTAATGGCATGCAGATCGACCACCATGAAGTAACATTCGTATTCCTTTTGAAGCTTGACGAAATTCTTGATTGCCCCGATATAATTACCGAGTGTGAGTGAACCGCTGGGCTGTATGCCCGACAATACTTTTTTAGTCATCCTCTTATCCTCCATCATCATTAAATGTCCGCTAGCGCAAAGAACGCAAAAAGGCCCCACATCCGCAAGGGACGTGAGACCGTGGTACCACCCTTATTCGCTGCCTGGAGTCCCCGGAGGGAACTTACGCAAACAGCCTTGGCTTCCGTTAACGGGGAAGGGCCGGCCGGTCTACTTGAGGCCTATGCAGCCTGTTCGATCGCGGCGCTCGAGGGTCCATTCAGTCAGAGGTGCACCACCGGTTCACATCAGCCACCGGCTTTCTGGAGGTACAGTCCATGCTTACTTGTCCCTGTCATCACATTGCCTGTATTTCATTGATGCCTCCATCATAGAGCGAGCCGGAGAAGTTGTCAAATCGCTAACCTCTGCCGGATAAATCTGGTATGATAAGGGTATTCGTGTGTATGTAATTCTGATTACAGCTTATCAAAGGAGCATATCTCTTATGAAACAGGTGACCAAAGGACAGTGGAATGGTTATGATACGTATATTTTGCATAGCCGCGAACTGGAAGTCACACTTCTGCCCCGGCTGGGTAATAACGTAATTTCATTATGGGACCGCATTATGGAGCGGCAAATCCTCCGTCAGCCGGATGAGAGCGACCTGGCTTCCTATATGCAGAAACCTTATCACTTCGGCCTGCCGCTCCTGGTGCCGCCAGGGCGTATACGCGGCGGGAGCTTCGTGTTCGACGGCACAAGCTATCAGTTCGACCGGAATGCGGGAGAACATCATATTCACGGATTGCACCGCGCCCAGGCCTGGTGTGTCAGCGATATTGAAGAGGACGAGGAAGGCTGTGCGGTCACCACTGAATTCATAACCACGGATGATCCGGAGTGGATCAGACAATTCCCCGAGCCGCTGAAGCTTGAAATGACCTTCCGTCTGCAGGATGACCGGCTCCAGCAGACGCTCAGGGTCACTCATCTCGGCACCAAGCGTGTTCCTTTCGGCGCAGGCTATCATACCTGGTTCATGCTGGACGGAACGCCCTCCCGCTGGAATGTTACCCTTCCTGCCGAAGCTGTCTGTGAGCTGAGTGAGGAACTTCTGCCTACCGGACAGCTATTGCCGCTTGGTGAGCTGGAGGGCCTGCCTACCCGCCTTAATCTTCAAGGTGCGGACCTGGATACCGTCCTGCGTATAGCCGAGCGCCAGCCTGCTGAGGCTGTACTGCTGCGGGAAGATGGCTACGGGCTTCGTTATTCATCCGATCCTGAGTTCTTCCGTCACTGGATTCTCTATACCAAAGGCGAAGCTGACCAGTTCCTGTGCATTGAACCGCTCACCTGCCTTCCGGATGCGCCTAATCTGCAGCAGGACGCTTCCCTCACCGGGCTGATCACGCTTGAACCCGGCCAGACACTTGTTCTGGGTAATACCCTGCAGATGATTTATCCGAAATGATAAATTTCATATAATTACCATCCTATAAAACTTTAAAAACCGTGCATGAATTCTCCCCCTCGCGCTCATACTATCTTCACAACGGGCGAAGGAGGTGAGCACACATGGGTCAAGCAGGTCAACAAAGTCGTGGTAGCCGTTCTAACAACCTGGTCGTTCCTCAAGCGAATGCAGCGCTGCAGCAGTTGAAATATGAAGCAGCACAAGAGCTTGGAGTAACTATCCCGGCTGACGGTTATTATGGGAACTATACCTCCCGCGAAACTGGTTCTTTGGGAGGATATATCACCAAACGTCTGGTACAACTGGCAGAGCAACAACTGTCCGGTCGTTCGTAATCGCTACCTTATCTTTACAATCCGTCTAAGCCGTGAGGCATAGACCGAGCAGCTTCACAGCCCTCCCGCGCTTCTCGTCGAAGCGCAGGGGGGCTTTTCTATATCTATATAGAATCAGCCGAAGGATTGGTCCGAGGCATCGCCGTGACTGCTGCGCGGATAGCGGATCATCAGGTTCGCCATATTGTAATTGGACTCCAGTGTGGCATCCACCACCACCATGCCCTGGCGTACAGCGAATTCGTAGCTGATCTCTCCATGCGTCCACCGTTTCTTATACTTCAGGCTCTCCAGCGCCATGACGCGGAATGAGGATTGCTGGCCGGAAGTCAGCCCCTCCTGCTCGGCTGCGAAGCTTCCGCTGCGTCCGGCGAGCGGATTATGGCGGACCCCGAATTTACCGATGATATTATTCCTGATCTGTACAAATACGGTTCCTGAATTCAGTCCTGACAATTCCTCCTGCAGCTCATGAAATACCAGATCCATCTGTCTTGCAAGCGATAATTGTTCCGTCCTCACATGCATTTCCTCCTAAAAGTCTTGTGGGTGATGCAGCCTCATGGCTCTGCTCACACAAAACTTGCTTCGTAAGCAGTTGTTTGAATTTTGTGGGTCTAGCAGCGCTTATATAAGGCTTTAGGCTCATTATAGGGTACTAATTAAACACGCACAACATTATTCAACATAATTGGGTTATAATCCCTATAAATGCGCAAATTATTTAGTGTTTATAGCAAAATACAAACTTTTGTCGTCATTTATCGACAAATACGCAGCATAAAAAGACCCCGAAACCGGGGTCTTTGCGCATTCATACCATATTCAACCGCCATCATTTTACTGCAAAAAAACAATTCGCCTCATTTTCGACAAATTCTTAGCCGCGTTGTTCCGTCATTTCCAGGAATTCATTAATATCGGCAACGATTAAATCCACAGCCCCCTGCCAGAAATCCGGCTTGGACAGATCCACGCCCAGATGCTTCGACACCAGATCCTCCAGCGTCATCACTCCGGTATCCTGCAGCAGGCTGTCATATTTATCGGCAAAGGATGCCCCTTCTTGCAGCGCAAGCCGGTATAGGCCGGTACTGAACATATACCCTACCGTATACGGGAAGTTGTAGAACGGCACATCCGTGATATAGAAATGTAGCTTGGACGCCCAGAAATGAGGATGATATTCGGAGAGAACCCCGCAGAAGGCTTCCTTCTGGGCTTCCTCCATCAGCGCGGACAATTCCTCGCTGCTTACAAGACCAGCCTTGCGCATCTCATAGAAGCGGGTCTCGAACAAGAAGCGGGCATGGATATTCATGAAGAATGCCACACTGTTCTGGATCTTCGCTTCAAGCAGCGCCAGCTTTTCTTCGTGGTCCGACGCCGATTTCACCTGTGCATCCGACACAATGACCTCCGCAAAGGTAGAAGCCGTCTCCGCCACGTTCATCGCATAGTTCTGGTTGAACAGCGGCTGGTCCTCCAGCAGGAAGGAATGATAGGCATGACCCAGCTCATGCGCAAGTGTGGATACATTGGACGGCGTACCGCTGTAAGTCATGAATATACGGGATTCCTTGCTCTCCGGGAAGGAGACACAGAAGCCCCCCGGACGCTTAGCGGCCCGGTCTTCTACCTCGATCCAGTCCTTGTCGAAGGCACGCTCGGCGAAATCCGCCAGCTTCGGACTGAATTTGCGGAACTGGGTCACGATGTCGGCGGCTGCCTGTTCATAGGGAATTTTGCCGGAGGACTTGCCGACTGGCGCATCCACATCGACCCAGGCGAGTGAGTCCAGACCCAGAATTTCCGCTTTGCGCTTAAGATAGGATACCAGGGCTGGCTTACTCTTCGTAATAACATCCCACATCACATCCAGGGTCTCACGGGACATACGGTTGATGCCCAGCGGCTCCTTCAGCACATCCTCCCAGCCGCGGCCTTTATACAGCTTCAGGCGGAAGCCTGCCAGATGATTCAATGTATCTGCACAATAGTCGGCCGCGCCGCCCCAGGCCTCTTCCCATTTGCGGAACATCGTACTGCGGACCTCCGGATTCTCATCCGTCAGCTTGTTGAAGGCTTGCCCGGCAGAGAGCAGCTTCTGTTCCCCGTCTTCTTCACAAGGAATCTGGATCTGTCCGACAATCGTCTCGTAATGCTCGCTCCAGCCATGATAGCCGTCAACTGCAAGCTCCAGTGCCAGGCTCTCCAGCTCCGGGCTCATCTTCTCACGGGCCAGACTCCGGCTCTCACTGAGCACAAAATTCAGCGGGGCAATCTCCGGCCGGGCCATCCACTCCGTCCATACCGCGTCAGAGGTCTGACGCAGCACGTTATCGAAGGCAGAGCTGATGCCCTCATATCCGGCGCGCAGCCCCGTCACCTTGGAGGACAGTCTCACAGCCCCCTTGTCGAGCTGATTCTGCGCACCCAGACAACCGGCGAATTCCGACGCCTGTGTAAGGCGGCCCGCGCAGCTCTGCAGCAGCTCAATGACCGGGTCCAGCAGCATCGTCGAGGCCGCATCAGCCGGTACAGCAGCGGCAGCCACCTGTCCGCGTAAGCTCTCAATGTCAGATTCGAGCACACTCAGGAAGCTCTCAAACTGCGGAGAAGCAGAGCCTCCCGGAAAAATCGATTCCAGTTCCCATGTCAGTGATAAAGGTTGTTTCATGTATGTCCACCATTCCTTCGTTATAGAGTAGTTTTCTTTGTATTTGCGGTACAGCCATGGTAAAGTGAATCATGATACTCCACTAATTGTAAGGAGGGCATCCTTGTGAAGCCACTGCAAATATCGCCGGAGACGGCCATTATCTTATCGAAACAACTCGGCGTTCCGCTGGAACACCTGATGCATATGCCCCAACATATCCTGCTGCAAAAGATCGCTGAATTATCCAAGAAGGCCGCTGGTGAGGCCCCCGAAGGCAGCGCTGCTCCCTCTGATGAGAAGGACAAGCAATGATCCCCTTCAGCCATACCTGGCCTTATGACATTATTCTTGGCGACATGTACGTACAATACTGCCCCTTCTGCGACCATGAGAATGTTCTTCTGCCAATGAAGCCTAAGGAGCTGCAGATTGTGCGTGACGGCAAAAAGAAGCTGCTGGTCTTTCCCTGCTGCAGTGCAAGTCCCACCGTCATTGATAATGACAATGACTACCTGCTGTTTGACCGGGCGGTCCGTTAAGCGCGGAGGTCCGGCTGAGGCCCCGCTTAAGCGGGCAGAGGCGTAGAAGAGGGATTCCTTCTACGCCTTTTTGCGTACCGATATACCGGATAGACGCTCTAACACCCTCATGTAACCTTCTATGTACCTGCGGGAAGCCCGTCCGGATCAACGTCCAGCCCGCGCATCTGCTCACGCAGAATGGCCCATTGCTCGCGCGAAGCCCGGATCATGGCCGCATCCGTAATCCGCTGGTCATTAATAACCCTTGAGAACCACCGCACAGCAGCGGCGAACTCCCCAATCCGGCGGTTCAACTCACCAATCAGATACATCAGCCGCGCATCATTACCACCGGATGAATCAGTCTCAAACACCTTCACATACTCATCCAGCGAATAGGCCAGGAAACGCTGCTCCTGCACCGAATCCCCTTGATAACGGTACAGCCAGGCAATATGGTGAAGCAGGCTTGCTATAATACGTTCCTTGTCCTTAATGCTCTGCGCGCAGATCAGGGCCAGCTTGTACGTCTCCAGGGCTTCCTCCCAGCTACGCTTCTCTCCGAAGTCGCGGGCCTGCCACCGTCTTCCTACTTGGGCATCGAAGGACTTCCGCTGCCAGTCGGCCAGCTTGTCTGCTGAGTTCTCCGTGGAGGCAAAGCCGCACTTCGGACAGACCCGTACCACATAATAATCGGGATTCTCCGCCTTATAATAGGAGCAGAAGTCCGCATCGCGGCGGATGGCTTTTTTGAGGCTGGGACGTACTCTTGAGGTTGAAAATTCATGTTCACAGTTACAGCAGGTAACCTTAATCGAGTACAGCGGTATTAATTCCGGCACGGGTGCCCTCATCCTTTCACAATTACACTTTATTCATGGGGCATATTGACAAAATGATGGGCGGGACCCGCCAGCCGGCTCAGGACAAACGTACGCAGGGACTCCTCCACACCGGTCTCCTCCAGCGCCGCCTTCATGCAGGCGAGCCAATCCTCTGCCAGAGCAGGAGTGATGGGGATATGCATATGTCTGGCTCGCATCATGGGATGGCCGTGCTGCTCGGAAAACAGGGCAGGGCCTCCAAAAAATTGGCTCAAGAACTGATATTGCTTCTCCAGCACCGGAGTAATATCTTCAGGGAATAACGGGCTGAGCTGCGGGTGACGCTGCACCTTGGAATAAAACACAGTCACCAGGCGGTGTATCCCCTCAGCGCCTCCCAGGCTGTCATACAGGCTCTCTTTCGGATTCATTTGGAGGTTTCGCCTTCTTCCATATTAATCTAACTAAGCAGTTGCTTATCATTATACCAAAAAACGCGCTGCACAGTTATCCCTGCCTAAAGACATGTTCATATTCCGGGACAGGAAGGGCAGGATGCTGCCCGTGTGCAACAGAAAGCCCAGATTATTTCAAGTTTTAAACAAAAAAAGGCGCCAAACCGGAGTTCAGCGCTCGTAAGTTAATCAGTATGTTCTAAATTCTTCATCACCAGGCGGGACAAGGGAGACCCGGATCACATATACAAAAGCACAAACGAGCACTCCGGCAACTACGCTCATCACCATCACTCCATCCCTGAAAATCTATCTCAACAAGATGTGCATTAATTAAGTTTATAATACCATAATTTCAGTGAAAAAGCACCGGTAAATGTAACCGTTTTCTTCGTTTTTTTGTGCTGTTTGTCCAGCTTTCGGCATACAACTAAGCATAGAACTGGAGGCGAGAAACCGATGACCCTGAACAAAATCGCCAGCCCCCTGCTCGGAATCGTGCTGGCGGGCTGTATGCTGCTGATGCTGGTGCATCCCGCAAGCTCTCTGGATGCAGCGCTGCGCGGGCTCGCCGTCTGGTGGGATGTGCTGTTTCCCTCGCTGTTCCCGTTCTTCGTCATCTCTGAAATCATGCTGGGCTTCGGCATTGTCCATCTCTTCGGCGCTCTGCTTGATCCGCTGATGCGCCCGCTCTTCAATATACCCGGCAGCGGAGGCTTTGCCCTAGCGATGGGATATGTATCAGGATACCCTGTAGGCGCGAAATTAACCGCCAAGCTGCGCGAGCAGGGAATGATTAGCCGAATTGAAGGCGAGCGGCTCGTCGCCTTCACAACCTCCTCGGACCCGATTTTTCTGCTGGGTGCGGTCTCTGTGGGGTTCTTTCATGACGCCTCTCTGGGGCTTGTGCTTGCCCTTGCCCATTACGGAGGAGGGCTGATTGTAGGTCTGCTGATGTCCTTCCATGGCCGAGGCAGGCCGGAAGAAGCGGATACGAACGCCATCCTTACCACTCCAGCCAGCTCTTCTGCATCTCTGGAAGGACAAGGCTCCGGCAGGCTGCGGTCTGCGCTGAACGCGATGGCAGACGCGCGCCGGGTAGACGGCAGGAGTCTCGGCGAGCTGCTTAAGAGCGCTGTTACCTCCTCACTCCAGCTTATTATCGTTGTCGGCGGCCTGGTTGTCTTCTTCAACGTGCTGATGGAGCTGCTAGCCCGTGCCGGTGTAATGTCCGCCCTGTTCAGCATGACCGGGCGGATGCTGTCGCTGGCCGGCTTCCCGCCTGAACTCTCTGCGGCCCTGGTCAGCGGCTTATTCGAGGTGACGCTGGGCGCCCGGGCGGCGGGCGAAGCTGCCGGAGGGGTTCCGCTGCAATATAAGGCTGCTGCCGCAGTGTTCATTCTCTCCTGGGGCGGCTTATCTGTTCATGCACAGGTTGCCAGTATCCTGAACGGCACCGGACTGCGCTATCTCCCTTTCATGGCCGCCCGTCTGGTACATGCCCTGCTCTCAGCGGGTCTGCTTCTCCTGCTCTGGAAGCCGGTGGTCCGCTCGGGGCTTGCCGGACAGTGGACCCTACTCCCCGCTGCCTCCGGGCTGGCCGCTCCAGAATCCGCCCTGCTCAGCAGCGTCAGCCTGCTCTGCCTGCTGCTGGCCTTCATGCTTGTCCTGTCGCTTGTGGTTCTGCTGCTGGGTAAGCTGCGGCGGCCTCCCTATGTCCGCAGGTAACTCAATATGCCACGGCTCTGCCGCTGTAGCACTGCAGCGGATTCCGGTTTTTCACAGCGCTAATATT
This genomic interval from Paenibacillus sp. FSL H8-0332 contains the following:
- the trpS gene encoding tryptophan--tRNA ligase; protein product: MTKKVLSGIQPSGSLTLGNYIGAIKNFVKLQKEYECYFMVVDLHAITVAQDPAALRENSESVAALYLAAGIDPSIAHVYMQSHVPQHAELGWILTTLTAMGELERMTQFKDKSAGKESVGAGLFVYPSLMAADILVYNADLVPVGEDQKQHLELTRDLAGRFNHRFGEFFTIPEPYIPEVGARIMSLDDGTKKMSKSDPNPGSRINLLDPPDVIRKKISRATTDSGREVVFDQAGKPEISNLMSIYAECSGMSLQQIADQYEGQMYGGFKKELAEVVVALLEPIQQRYQDIRSSGMLSDILAQGAENARMNAARTLEGVKGRMGFLPARLS
- a CDS encoding aldose 1-epimerase produces the protein MKQVTKGQWNGYDTYILHSRELEVTLLPRLGNNVISLWDRIMERQILRQPDESDLASYMQKPYHFGLPLLVPPGRIRGGSFVFDGTSYQFDRNAGEHHIHGLHRAQAWCVSDIEEDEEGCAVTTEFITTDDPEWIRQFPEPLKLEMTFRLQDDRLQQTLRVTHLGTKRVPFGAGYHTWFMLDGTPSRWNVTLPAEAVCELSEELLPTGQLLPLGELEGLPTRLNLQGADLDTVLRIAERQPAEAVLLREDGYGLRYSSDPEFFRHWILYTKGEADQFLCIEPLTCLPDAPNLQQDASLTGLITLEPGQTLVLGNTLQMIYPK
- a CDS encoding alpha/beta-type small acid-soluble spore protein, whose protein sequence is MGQAGQQSRGSRSNNLVVPQANAALQQLKYEAAQELGVTIPADGYYGNYTSRETGSLGGYITKRLVQLAEQQLSGRS
- a CDS encoding O-methyltransferase; the protein is MDLVFHELQEELSGLNSGTVFVQIRNNIIGKFGVRHNPLAGRSGSFAAEQEGLTSGQQSSFRVMALESLKYKKRWTHGEISYEFAVRQGMVVVDATLESNYNMANLMIRYPRSSHGDASDQSFG
- a CDS encoding M3 family oligoendopeptidase, giving the protein MKQPLSLTWELESIFPGGSASPQFESFLSVLESDIESLRGQVAAAAVPADAASTMLLDPVIELLQSCAGRLTQASEFAGCLGAQNQLDKGAVRLSSKVTGLRAGYEGISSAFDNVLRQTSDAVWTEWMARPEIAPLNFVLSESRSLAREKMSPELESLALELAVDGYHGWSEHYETIVGQIQIPCEEDGEQKLLSAGQAFNKLTDENPEVRSTMFRKWEEAWGGAADYCADTLNHLAGFRLKLYKGRGWEDVLKEPLGINRMSRETLDVMWDVITKSKPALVSYLKRKAEILGLDSLAWVDVDAPVGKSSGKIPYEQAAADIVTQFRKFSPKLADFAERAFDKDWIEVEDRAAKRPGGFCVSFPESKESRIFMTYSGTPSNVSTLAHELGHAYHSFLLEDQPLFNQNYAMNVAETASTFAEVIVSDAQVKSASDHEEKLALLEAKIQNSVAFFMNIHARFLFETRFYEMRKAGLVSSEELSALMEEAQKEAFCGVLSEYHPHFWASKLHFYITDVPFYNFPYTVGYMFSTGLYRLALQEGASFADKYDSLLQDTGVMTLEDLVSKHLGVDLSKPDFWQGAVDLIVADINEFLEMTEQRG
- a CDS encoding YycC family protein, with the translated sequence MKPLQISPETAIILSKQLGVPLEHLMHMPQHILLQKIAELSKKAAGEAPEGSAAPSDEKDKQ
- a CDS encoding DUF2225 domain-containing protein yields the protein MPELIPLYSIKVTCCNCEHEFSTSRVRPSLKKAIRRDADFCSYYKAENPDYYVVRVCPKCGFASTENSADKLADWQRKSFDAQVGRRWQARDFGEKRSWEEALETYKLALICAQSIKDKERIIASLLHHIAWLYRYQGDSVQEQRFLAYSLDEYVKVFETDSSGGNDARLMYLIGELNRRIGEFAAAVRWFSRVINDQRITDAAMIRASREQWAILREQMRGLDVDPDGLPAGT
- a CDS encoding globin, producing the protein MNPKESLYDSLGGAEGIHRLVTVFYSKVQRHPQLSPLFPEDITPVLEKQYQFLSQFFGGPALFSEQHGHPMMRARHMHIPITPALAEDWLACMKAALEETGVEESLRTFVLSRLAGPAHHFVNMPHE
- the ylbJ gene encoding sporulation integral membrane protein YlbJ yields the protein MTLNKIASPLLGIVLAGCMLLMLVHPASSLDAALRGLAVWWDVLFPSLFPFFVISEIMLGFGIVHLFGALLDPLMRPLFNIPGSGGFALAMGYVSGYPVGAKLTAKLREQGMISRIEGERLVAFTTSSDPIFLLGAVSVGFFHDASLGLVLALAHYGGGLIVGLLMSFHGRGRPEEADTNAILTTPASSSASLEGQGSGRLRSALNAMADARRVDGRSLGELLKSAVTSSLQLIIVVGGLVVFFNVLMELLARAGVMSALFSMTGRMLSLAGFPPELSAALVSGLFEVTLGARAAGEAAGGVPLQYKAAAAVFILSWGGLSVHAQVASILNGTGLRYLPFMAARLVHALLSAGLLLLLWKPVVRSGLAGQWTLLPAASGLAAPESALLSSVSLLCLLLAFMLVLSLVVLLLGKLRRPPYVRR